The following proteins are encoded in a genomic region of Paenibacillus sp. FSL H3-0469:
- a CDS encoding response regulator transcription factor codes for MVILIERGLNPLAPSQNILIVDDEEDIVRLLQTVLAKEGFEHVYAGFTAQEGWRLFQDMQPDLVILDIMLPDGEGYDVCRRIRSVSNVPIFFLSAKTEEIDKILGFAIGGDDYITKPFSPKEVAYRIKARFRRTETDLYEKKTEHLLKAGPFELDEDRLELKKNGKMIELKPKELGLISYLLKYPNRIISKESLYDQVWGEDSFGYDNTVMVHIRRLREKIEDNPSSPQYLVTVKGLGYKLAVEEAGR; via the coding sequence ATGGTTATACTCATAGAAAGGGGGCTGAACCCATTGGCGCCAAGTCAGAACATATTGATCGTGGATGACGAGGAGGATATCGTCAGGCTGCTGCAAACCGTGCTGGCCAAGGAAGGCTTCGAGCATGTCTACGCAGGCTTCACCGCCCAAGAAGGCTGGAGGCTGTTTCAGGACATGCAGCCCGACCTCGTCATTTTGGATATCATGCTTCCAGACGGCGAGGGCTATGACGTATGCCGGAGAATTCGCAGTGTTTCAAACGTGCCGATATTCTTTTTGTCGGCCAAAACCGAGGAAATTGATAAAATACTCGGTTTTGCCATAGGCGGTGACGATTATATTACCAAACCGTTCAGCCCGAAGGAAGTGGCTTACCGGATCAAAGCCCGTTTCCGGAGAACGGAGACTGATTTATATGAGAAGAAAACAGAACACCTGCTGAAAGCCGGCCCGTTCGAGCTTGACGAGGATAGACTGGAGCTAAAGAAAAACGGTAAAATGATTGAACTCAAACCCAAAGAGCTGGGTCTTATCAGTTATTTACTGAAGTACCCCAACCGGATCATCAGCAAGGAAAGCCTGTATGACCAGGTGTGGGGGGAAGACTCCTTTGGTTATGACAACACTGTCATGGTGCATATCCGGCGGCTTAGGGAGAAGATCGAGGACAACCCCTCAAGCCCGCAATATCTGGTGACCGTAAAGGGGCTTGGCTATAAGCTTGCCGTGGAGGAGGCGGGACGGTGA
- a CDS encoding M1 family metallopeptidase, whose amino-acid sequence MYPKIIRSVFQKTLVYSLAVALAACPAGGAVQASAQPAAALTESAARAQAQAQVQYRINARLDEKNMRIQGSETVTYRNDSPDTLGELVFHTYADANRSKATQNSMFEQDNEEIGKDNPQKKPEDFLGGIDIRSITAEGQALSFTNSHQALRVSLQQALKPGETLTLDVNFEVKIPYGMQRLSYYKDIINGAHWFPVMSVYDGEQHAWNTKPYSTSFESDYYDSSDFEVHFNVPEAYQVLMPGHLTTEADLKETGRKVITAVAGNTRELVFFASPNYKVERVTRGGLSVEYYYFDNMPDKSKIVNQYIDTAFKAISFFSEKYGNYPYPEFRIAESYVEGVAVEFSRVIQMGLIRQNSDPAHDYVFVHEIAHQWFHALIGNNSETESFLDEGFADFSMVYFAEKQGDAINGFKSIQMDDLTSIDKPIAATNTEVEDLANPTFYGKGRQALYQLYRMAGEDKFDLFMQEYFKRFEYKNATIQGLLQTIQDTLGAEMRKEMDKILHDPHYVLKPEYQLSGAEIAAIRHEQFKELYQFSLAQVPDLPAETMSRIEHKALQGEPLTIVLSEPLGALANKQQQTLLAQLEGSLRIMSIPYEVISNRQMLKRKLKKELGSSNLIAIGNAKANGLILALKPGIIQKSKAIGFDWKTKMNLKAASGAYVIKHPYNQNRLLLHLFWTGDALSRDAFEPYAKQMLTASNFSSDFYQYYMLDRAGRIVSDQKTGNPLAKVFGEE is encoded by the coding sequence ATGTATCCAAAAATAATTAGATCTGTATTTCAGAAAACGCTGGTTTACTCGCTGGCGGTTGCACTGGCTGCCTGTCCGGCGGGCGGAGCGGTCCAGGCGTCTGCACAACCTGCTGCCGCATTAACGGAAAGTGCCGCAAGGGCGCAAGCGCAGGCCCAGGTCCAGTACCGGATCAATGCAAGGCTGGATGAGAAGAATATGCGTATTCAAGGTAGCGAGACGGTCACTTACAGGAACGATTCCCCTGATACGCTGGGGGAGCTGGTCTTCCATACGTATGCCGACGCCAACCGGTCCAAGGCCACGCAAAACTCGATGTTTGAGCAGGATAACGAAGAGATCGGCAAGGATAACCCGCAGAAGAAGCCGGAAGACTTTCTTGGCGGCATCGACATCCGGAGTATTACAGCGGAAGGGCAAGCCTTGTCCTTTACGAACAGCCATCAGGCGTTGAGGGTGAGCTTGCAGCAGGCGCTTAAGCCAGGGGAGACGCTTACGCTCGATGTGAACTTTGAAGTAAAGATCCCTTACGGCATGCAGCGCCTGTCCTATTACAAAGACATCATCAACGGCGCACATTGGTTCCCTGTCATGTCGGTGTACGACGGTGAGCAGCATGCGTGGAACACGAAGCCGTACAGCACGTCCTTCGAGAGCGATTATTACGATTCATCGGATTTCGAGGTGCATTTTAACGTGCCGGAAGCCTATCAAGTACTGATGCCGGGCCACTTAACGACAGAAGCCGATCTGAAGGAAACGGGCCGTAAAGTGATAACCGCCGTAGCCGGGAATACGAGAGAGCTTGTCTTTTTTGCCAGCCCGAATTATAAGGTGGAGCGCGTCACACGCGGCGGTCTGAGTGTAGAATACTATTATTTCGACAACATGCCGGATAAGAGCAAAATCGTTAATCAGTATATAGATACGGCGTTTAAGGCCATTTCCTTTTTCAGTGAAAAGTACGGGAACTACCCTTACCCTGAATTCCGGATTGCTGAGTCTTATGTCGAAGGGGTGGCGGTCGAATTCTCGCGGGTCATTCAAATGGGACTCATCCGGCAGAACAGTGATCCGGCACATGATTATGTATTCGTGCATGAAATCGCCCACCAATGGTTTCATGCCCTAATCGGCAACAATTCCGAGACGGAATCGTTTCTGGATGAAGGATTTGCCGATTTTTCAATGGTATATTTCGCGGAAAAGCAAGGGGATGCTATCAACGGGTTCAAATCGATCCAAATGGATGATTTAACATCAATAGACAAGCCTATCGCCGCAACCAATACGGAAGTGGAGGACTTGGCGAATCCGACGTTCTACGGCAAAGGACGCCAGGCCCTCTACCAGCTCTACCGCATGGCGGGTGAGGACAAATTCGATTTGTTCATGCAGGAATATTTCAAGCGGTTCGAATATAAAAATGCGACGATTCAGGGGCTTCTTCAGACCATTCAGGATACGCTCGGTGCTGAGATGCGAAAGGAAATGGACAAGATTCTGCATGATCCGCATTATGTTCTGAAGCCGGAATATCAATTGTCCGGGGCGGAGATTGCTGCGATCCGGCATGAGCAGTTCAAAGAGCTATACCAGTTCTCCCTGGCCCAAGTCCCTGATCTTCCGGCGGAAACGATGAGCCGCATTGAGCACAAGGCCCTGCAAGGAGAACCGCTCACCATTGTGTTAAGCGAGCCGCTAGGTGCTCTGGCTAACAAACAGCAGCAGACCTTATTAGCGCAGCTGGAGGGATCGCTAAGGATTATGAGCATCCCATACGAGGTCATTTCCAACCGGCAGATGCTCAAGCGTAAGCTGAAAAAGGAGCTTGGCTCCAGCAACCTCATCGCCATTGGCAATGCCAAAGCGAACGGACTGATTCTGGCGCTTAAGCCCGGCATTATCCAGAAATCGAAGGCCATCGGCTTCGACTGGAAAACTAAGATGAACCTAAAAGCAGCTTCGGGCGCATACGTCATTAAGCATCCGTACAATCAGAACCGACTGCTGCTGCATTTATTCTGGACTGGTGACGCCTTGAGCCGCGATGCGTTTGAGCCCTATGCAAAGCAAATGCTTACTGCATCCAATTTCAGCAGTGATTTCTACCAGTACTACATGTTGGATCGGGCAGGCCGCATCGTTTCAGACCAAAAGACCGGCAACCCGCTGGCGAAGGTTTTCGGCGAAGAATAA